CCACAAGTGTGTTTCTGCTGGAAAggaaagatatatataaacatttttatccTTCTGTCAAAgaatttgtttagtttttgactttttaacagataacacacatacacacacacacaacaccatcTTTAGTATCGCTACTCCTTTTGCATGCTGCTACTAACAACACTGGAGACTACAGCTAATCTCTCACACAGTTTTTCACTTTGTAATTGTGTTTGGAAGGAGAGATAAACAACTTAGCACCTCCCAGCGATGTGAAACACAACACCTGGGCTCAGTTTTCCCTGAAACAACTTGAAGAGAGATATGAAGCCTTGTTTAAGTGCATACAGGGCATTGTTCCTGAGCAAACAATGATCCGCTTGACGCCTGTTTCctcaatttaatttatcaaaatattgtttCCTTACAAATATTAGTTTAGACCAAGGGACTTCAACACAACCTGCCAGTGTAGTAAAAGTGAAAAGTGGGGGCTCCGCCTGTTTTTCTGACCTGATTACATCACCACATCAGCAGTAGGGCTTCAAAGCATCAAAGACTCACAAACCTGGAGGTACTCAGTCCAAAAAGAATCAAtaatagtttgtgtgtgtgtgtgtgtttatatatatatatatacacacacacacacacacacagtacatagATGTATAGTGTATAGTATATGCCCTTTGCCCTGGACATTTGACTGCTTCTCCGTCTGCAGTCGAGGCAAGAACAGAAATGCACGAACATTTCACTTAATAGTCGAAATGCTGAGTCATTGTTAAGCATTTCCAAATATTGAAAATGGGGGCTTAAGATGAGAGATGGGCTTTTCAAATCGTCAGTATTTACCCCTTGACTCAGTATAATATTGAATATGGATAAGATGAATATGCCATGTTGatacagtaattaaaaaagtaaatatttaaatagtatTTAAAACCTCAGCAAAGCTTGGGCCATACTATGAATAAAAGGTGACTAAGCTGGCCTTCAATACCAGTCCAGTCACACTCTGTGCTGTAAATAGATTATGAAGTGGTAGTAAGAGACGAAATGTTTGTGATGACTCGGTTCCATTATCTCCTGATCCCTAGGGTCACGTGGCAGGAGATTGTCTGAGGAATAACTAGAAAGTCAGTTCATGTAACTTCCTGAAACTGAAAGTCGGTAAAGGGGATGTTTTAATGCTGctaatgacagagagagagagggaagtgcTGTAACAGGAGAGATCAAAGAGTGGCAATTAAACCGTCCCTCTGGCCAGATTTCTAATGCAGGAAGCCTCCATTAATGTGGAACTCACGCCCATAATAAAGATAAATTCATGTTGTGACTTTTCTGACAAATTACTATCACATAAATCAGACTGGTAGTAGCCGGGGGAGGGAGGCAGCACCCCCTTCcctcaaatacacacataaatatttattctgcaCATAACACACATACTGTCTTTCCTGAGAAAATGAAGGTATTTCACACACAGTTTGAGTACTGTAACTTGTGACCTTGATATGGTGACATACTGGACTCAACTCTCAGCGTATTTACTTTGTCTGATTTACACTTCAGATTATTCAATTACTCtgtaaaaagcacattttcttgTTCAGAAATCCAGCAAAGTGAAATATGAGCCCATCATTACAGAACATTCTTTATCTATAGGCCTACTTATAGGAAGCAAACTGTTCCCAGATCAGGCCTACATGCGCGTTTGTTATATTTTGCCCTACAGATGTGTGGACAAAACATAGATTGTGAACACTAAAACCGCTGGATGAAAACACAGGTTCGATAACAACTTGCgtcccttttttttgtcccaaaCTAGGACGACCGGAGCCATTGTAATGCACGTTGCGTCAAATGGGATGATCGCGTAGGTGAAGTATGTGGCCGTGACTCAGCTGAGCTTCCGAGTTTAAAAGTTTATACCTCGACAggatcaaaaaaataaaagcagtaaatcgCCACGACCCACGATCCACTATCCCCCTCTTACCTTCATGTCATAGCGCGTCAGCAGGGTCCCAACTTGGGGAGGTTTTGGGTGGAGGAAGAAACGCCTCCGCCTCTCGGCATATCCCGTTGAGAAAGGAACTAGAGTAAAagaaggggaggaaaaaaaaaaaaaggtagtcAAAGCGCAGAGGAGAGCGGTGTGTGCGCAAAACGTCTCCACAACCACGGCGCGTTCTGTTATCAAActaagttgtgtgtgtgtgtgtgtgtgtgtgtgtgtgtgtgtgtgtgtgtgtgtgtgtgtgtgtgtgtgtgcataacaCAACACAATCCAGGCTTGCAGACGGCACAGATCCCCCCTGcccccccttaaaaaaaaaaaaaaaaaaaaaaaaaaaaaaaacactcacacagtaaaaatggatggagagggagagaggggaggggaggggagggaggccCGGCTCGGTGCATGCAGAGTCAGACTTAACCCGTTCACTGCCTGGTGAAAAATAATTGAAGCTGACTGGGGCAGGTGATCAGAGCACGCGGAAGAATCACACACAGGATTGTGAGGCACGAAATAATCTCAACCTGCATACTGTAAATGGAGACACACCGTCAGAACAAAGACTGGGAGCCTACATTACATTTCAGCACATCACTGTGCAAAGACATCACTGCAAGTGATGTAATATTTAGTATTACAGAGACTACACagacataaacatatacagtgGGTCTGAACGTATAAGAGCATACCACAGAACCTCTCATTTCCCATAGTTCAATGCTGGTAGCTCATCCTAGCAGGGTCATCCCAGAGGGATTCAACAACGGACTGCAATTCCTCTTCATCAGCTTTATAGTTGCATCCCATCTCTTTACTTATTCATCACGACTAATGGGATGTTGTCTGAAGTCACATGTTGTATACATTATACAGGACCTAAATCTTTTCCGTATTTACGTTGGCTTGTGTTCTGTTAAAACATGAAATCAATCTTCTGCCGTCTACAAGCTGTCTATGTTAAAGTACAGAAGGATCATGTCGTGCCGTTGAGTGTCTAATGATTAGCTAAAGCTGAGGgagaagcagcaggagagagCTGTGGGCCTTGTGGCTGGTTGGCTGAGCAGGATATACAGGAAATACCAGCTCCACCTTGAAACAACAAAGGCATGACTCTTGGAGACAACAAAGAGTCAAAGTGTGAAGAAATCAGTTTATCAAgcagtgaagctgctgtttaAACCAGGTATTTCTAGTCCTCACAAAGGGTTCAAATAAGTTTGTAGTGTGGGAGGACAAACTGACTTGTTGCAGCTCcctgtttagtttttatttgacTCTCTGTGATCAGGTTGGTGGAGCCCAACTTCATATATCCACctccagccctcctcctccctgtcttgGCACCCTATGTCTTTATTTCTCCTGAAAACAGATGCCTGAACACTCTTTGTTGTGCAACAAAGGCCTGATGAGGTCAGTGCAGGGGGGACATGCAGgcgggggaggagagggggaggagagaggacctGCTACCGCACAGAGGTGACGTCATGTTGCAGAGGAAGTTTGACTTctccctgtgtttgtgtgtatatgccaaaaaaacaacaacatgaaatgtgtgtgatCACTGTTCTGTCCACTGCAGGATCCTGTCGTTTGAATCCTAACTCTTtactgccctctagtggttgtgtgtttgttttctggtgGGTGGGGTTTGTATCTGTTTGCTTCTGAGATATTAAACTGAAGATTATTACCAAGGCCCCTCAGGTTCACTACcataaaacaaactgaactaTAATTAACGGCCGAACTATAATTCGGCCgttaattttttaatttctaccgtacatttaaaaaaatattcttattcaatttatatttatactattCCTACATTTATATTCAACCCACTTAATctcagtatttttttcccctgcttGTTTACACTGTGGATGTATGTTGACTGTGTTTGATGCACATATTTGCACATAtgtcttatatttatttatttattatttacatatattatctACATATATTGGGTTATATATTGTAGAATTATGTATATAGTTAAATTCTACACGGTCCTTTGTTTCTATGTTTTCGTGCTTATGTCTAAGAGCAACTACAGACCAATGTCCCCCCGCGGATCAATAAGGTatttcagattcagattcaaTATCTATTATAACGGGTTCTTTTGAGTCTGAATCATTTGTTGTAAAGTCGTGTTTTATCAATTTGCCTTCACTTTTGGGCATACCAACCAATTTTTGTTAAGTATCATAGAAAACtaacaaatattcacatttgagaagctaacATCAGTGAATTTGGGAAATGTttgataacaaaaaaagtaatctatTAAATGTTAAGCTTGAGAGTATTTGTTCAGTTTCTATTTGCCTTTGCTCATAATCGGAAACAATAATTTGTCCACATTTGCGTGGTGTTGAAAAGTATCACACAGAGACCAATAGCTAGTtctacacaaacagaaaaataccatattaaagtgaagtgaagtgaaattAATCCAAATTATGCTACAGTCTGTGACTATTTGATGGGTTCATGATGGGGTCCAATTATTtctataaatacaaattaagcCGAGTCTTGTGTGAAAgtgatttcaatatttattcatgtaacCAGCGTGTGTCAGTGCATATAGAAATAACAGCAATTAGCCTATGATGTACTGTGACTAAGAGCCGTTTGGTAATTATACCGATGCACGACTGCGGACTTCCCCAAGGGACATTATCGTTGCAGTAACAGCATTAACTCTTGGGTTTTGTTGACATAAAACCTCTGTTGCATTTCCCATCACTAaatggttttcagttttgtttgaaatgcaCTTGTCGAAATGAGATTCCATTCTCCATGGCAATCATTCTGTCCTGTCTGTGTGGCTGCATATCCAACCCACTCTTCAGATATCCAGAGCTATCATGTGGGCTGTTCATTCAGAGCGGCCTTGGTTTGTGCACAGGATGGTTTGATGAAAAACAGCTGCAATTATTCAATATGTTCTGGCTCCTGCAACCAACGAATAAAGTACTGTTCAAATGTACTAGACCTTCAAATTTCAAGTGTTACCTGACTAAACATTTACTCTCAAATAGAAATATCATATTCATTGAGGCAAATTAAAGCATTCATGTCCTTCAGTATAAAACAGAGGTATGATTTAAAGTGCCCTTATAGTGACATCAACAgcaatgttttaaatgtctttatacagtggaaaataaaaccagATTGCATCACCAGGCTTTATGAATCCTAGAGGAGAGAGTAAGCTGCTTCTCCATCTTGTCCCTGAGAGCGTCGTGATCAGGGCAGAAAACAAAGAGGTTTGCAAGTACTGCTCATAACAGCCTCATGAATAACTAAATCCCAGATGCACAGTTATGTGAGGCTATGCAGGACCATATTTTCAAGTGGCTTCTGTTGGGAGAACACTGTGGGATTTTtatataaagagaaaaatagataaaagaaACCAGACCTGTAAACGTACCAATAATTATTGCCACCATGACAGCTAGAGAATAAACACAATGAATTAGTGCTCACACCTCCAGTGGCCATGACAACATCGATTTGCGGCAGAAATCTGGACTCTCTATCCATCAgtttatttatccatttatcCAAAATGAGACAAGAACACCTGAACGTGAGGTGCCTACATAGTACATTCATTAGGTCAGAACAGAtgagaatgttttattaacatAGGGTTTTGTCCCGggacaaaatgttcaaaagcaTAATATAAATCGGATTTGGTTCaatttgaacacatttaaacaaactacTCGTTCTAGATATTTCCAGATCTGGGGAAAAAGCTACAATAGTGTAAAGTggatgctgtgtttttgtgcttctATAAAAGGAGTGTGTTCCCTGGATGAGGCGGTGACGCACACACTGCGCTGGGTGCCGGTGTATAAGAGGGGGCCACTCGGCTTTGTTACGACGCACTCATGGGGAAGCAACTGGGTTGGTAAGAGTTTGATAGTCTCGTCTTGGTGCCTGGAGACACTTGAAAGAACATGGAGGTGAACGCAACTGAGAAGATTTACCTTCCCGTTGGTGGCATCCTCGAAATGTTCAACTCCCTCACCGGGCATCACGAACCAGACATCACGCAGTCAGTCCTCCAGAGAGCACCTCTCACCCCAGTACCGCAGCACCCAAGAGTCTCAAACATATCGAAGACGAGCATGGGCATCATCAAAACGGTTAAAGGGCGCTTAAAACAACAAGATCAAAAAGTGGCTTCCCCAAGTAGATCTTCCAGTTCTGGCAATAGGCAGGTTTCGACCGATCGACTCCCCAAAAGGTCCGTGGATCTGCTGGAGTTGGGACTGGCCAAGCGCAGGAACTGTCTCAGGATAGTTGTGCTTGGCGCACCCAAAGTAGGTAAAACCAACATCCTCAGGGGGTTCCTGGGTAAAGACTTTGAGGAGCACTACGAACCCACAACCGAGGATTTCCACAGAAAACTGTTCCACATAGGAGGGGAGGCATATCAGATCGATCTTCTGGACGCCGCTAGTGAGAGGGACTTCCCTGCTAAACGGAGGTTATCCATACTGACAGGTGGGTCTTTTCATCATCAAGAATCAATATCATGTTTAGAGATACCATTTTACAAGAGAGAAGCTTTGCATTTGTGGTGTTATTAGGAATATGATTGGTCATTAAAATGCCATTATAACCTCACTGTGAAATGTATCCCACTGTTATTAGGAATATGATTGATCATTAAAATGCCATTATAACCTCACTGTGAAATGTATCACATTGTTATTAAttaaagtctctctctctctctctctctctctctctctctctccaggtgacACCTTCCTGCTTGTGTTCAGTTTGGATGACAGAGAGTCCTTCAATGAAGTCTGCGTGCGGCTCAACGAGATAAAGGCCGCCAGGGCAAAGTTACTGAATTTAAAACATCCCGCGAGAGTACCAGTCGTGATATGCGGAAATAAAGCCGACCTGACGTCACCGAGGGCCGTCAGACTGTCGGAGGTGACCGAGATACTCGGCGAGGATGTCGCGTACTTCGAAACCTCTGCTAAAGACGGCACCGGGATGGATGCTGCGTTCAGGGCCCTCGCCACTCTGGGCGGACTGCCGGGCGAGACGAATCCGTCGCGCCACCAGATCGTATCCATCCTCAGCTACCAGTCGATGTGCATCGGCCAGCGAGGCAGGAGAGGGAGTCGGGGGCTCGGCGAGCCCTGCGCCGCCCTGGACCCACTGGCGCGCCGCCCGAGCTTCACCAGCGACCTGCGGCTGGTGCTGAGATCAAgcaccaaacacaacaaacccGAGAGGTGTCAGATTCAATGAATCGTGCGCCTTCTCGATAAACCAATTGTAGTAGTATGCTGCAATGTCATATTATGTAAGGAGTTATACTCTGTCGCACCTGGCTGGACCAGTGCTATTTATATAAtcctataataaaaaaatatttccaattGTCATATTTGCTTCTGGTCTatcattcagtttatttcagaCAATTTTAGAAAACAGGTCAGTGAGACAAGATACAGTGAGGTCGTTTTCACTGACGTCATCAATGTTTCAAATTGATGATGCGTAATATGGCCATAAGTGTGTGGGAGGGAGCTACTCGATGTGAGGAGATGACTCAAACAGCGGCCTTCAACGTCTTGTAGTATTTATTACAATACACAAAAGAGATTGTTCACATTTGAAGTCCTCCCGTGGCGCTGTGAGTGGCATCAAGGGCTGAGGTGTTACAACGCCTGATTAATCAGCACCAGGGGCCCCACACTCATTGGTCACCATGGTGTTTGGAGTGGaaaagcattgtgtgtgtgaaagaggggGAGGTGAGAGACGTGTTGGACTCTGTGAaatcagcaccatggagagaGCATACATCAAACTCTGCTCTGCCACAGAGTAGAAACaaattccttttctttcttacatATCCAACCCACTCTTCTGGTTTCTAAGGAGAAACGATTGTGTGGGCTCTTACATCAGAGAGTCCTTGGTTTGTGAAAAGGATGGTTTGACTGAGACAAAGCCACAGCGACTGTGTTCAGTTCACCACTTTAAAGTCTGGCAATGTATGACGCATCTGCCACTTATTCTTTTCTaaaccctctctctgaaatacCAGAAATTCTGATGCCCATGAATGCAATTGTGTTCTTAAAGCGAAGATAGTAAAGTTCTCGtcagtttttttcaaatgtctttataTGGTGTAGACTAAAACCATATTGCAGTCACTGGTGCTGCAGAGGACTCATCAATATGAATCATAGAGCATAGCTGTTCCTCCAATTTTAGCCCCGAGAGCAGCGTGATCACTACAGAAATCGAGTAATCCTGCTCATAGCAGCGTCATGATGACAATATCCCAACGGCATAGTTATGTCAGGTTGCGCAGGCAAGCGTTTTCAAGTGGATTCTGTAAGGAGAGAGCTGTGTGATGgttatatgaatattaaaatacataaacaacatGGTGGAGTCAAATGTGCACTTGAGCACAAACTGTGTTTATGAGTCTCTCCGGCTGTAAGAGCACTAGTTCTTAACAGGAAGTGAGAGGATATACACCACTGGTGTTCATCATTTATATTCTATCCTGTAAGATCTATTTTTAAGATGATGATTTGTGGAGCGAGTTTAATTGAAATGTTGCTGAAAATGAATCCACATCAAACCGACAGTGACACTTATTAAGTATAACCATTTGGTAACTCTAGAAAAACTCCTGAGACGGTTATTTAACATTTGTTGGTTTAGTTTGTTGAGTTTATAAGCAGTGAGCTTGCCAGAAGAATTACCTTCAAAGATCTGCTCAGACTCAACAGAAAATGGTTTCTATTTTTCCAAGGAAATACTTCAGAAAGTGTTTCaactaacttttattttttagtgtAGATTAATCTGTCGATTACTTTCtcgaataaacaaataattaattggtctataaaatgtcagaaaatggtgtAAAATGTCGTTCGGTGTTTCCCAAAGCCCAAAATAAGGTGCTCAAACGTTGTTTTTTGTCCACAACTCAATTCTATGCATTTTACTGTCATAGAGGAGTTGGGAAACCCGAATATATTCACATTCAAGAAGCTGGCTGACTCTATATGATTATTTGATGATCAAAATAGTTGGCGATAAATTTAATGAAACAACTATTCGATTAATCGTTCTGGCTCTAAataaggaacaaaaaaaaccgTGAAACAAAATTACTAACAAAGATTTTATAAGATGGATCAGTTAATACATTTATGCTCCAAAAGAGAGTTGAAGTCTATTTAAAGAACAAGATGACAGTAAAAATTACTTActgagaaatatatattaaataaataatagccCCTggatactaaaaaaaaaaaagatattaaaaacaacTGTTCCGAGTCTCATCCAAACCAGATGAGTCAATATAATATAAACGCCTGTGGGGCCTGTTTCATTTCTCCATTaacaagatcaaataaaaaaactattccCATGTCACGGAAACAGGTaacactgaagagaaaaaactaaattaatataatatgaaaactTGCAAAACCATAAATAAGGAATTCCAATATTGAACATAAAACTAATGTGA
This genomic window from Anoplopoma fimbria isolate UVic2021 breed Golden Eagle Sablefish chromosome 11, Afim_UVic_2022, whole genome shotgun sequence contains:
- the rasd2a gene encoding GTP-binding protein Rhes, with amino-acid sequence MEVNATEKIYLPVGGILEMFNSLTGHHEPDITQSVLQRAPLTPVPQHPRVSNISKTSMGIIKTVKGRLKQQDQKVASPSRSSSSGNRQVSTDRLPKRSVDLLELGLAKRRNCLRIVVLGAPKVGKTNILRGFLGKDFEEHYEPTTEDFHRKLFHIGGEAYQIDLLDAASERDFPAKRRLSILTGDTFLLVFSLDDRESFNEVCVRLNEIKAARAKLLNLKHPARVPVVICGNKADLTSPRAVRLSEVTEILGEDVAYFETSAKDGTGMDAAFRALATLGGLPGETNPSRHQIVSILSYQSMCIGQRGRRGSRGLGEPCAALDPLARRPSFTSDLRLVLRSSTKHNKPERCQIQ